In the genome of Desulfurellaceae bacterium, one region contains:
- a CDS encoding PhzF family phenazine biosynthesis protein: MKSYQFKQVDVFTDRPLYGNPVAVVLGADGLETADMQRLATWTNLSETTFVLSPTRAEADYRLRIFTPKGELPFAGHPSIGSAHAALESGLVEPQRSHFVQECDAGLLPVRVERAGDTRHLFVQTPTATVTPCDPARHAELAAALGLDLPPEPVPLRVDVGPVWLIVQLDSVASVHSLRPDSAAVTQLSHALGLTGISVFGLTDGGPSAVYTRSFAPALNVPEDPVCGSGNASVAAFLAHSDQLGTTGPNYVASQGHELGRDGFVHIAVSLPERTIQLGGASVTCVEGSLRI, from the coding sequence ATGAAGAGCTACCAGTTCAAGCAGGTTGACGTGTTCACCGACCGGCCTCTGTACGGCAATCCGGTCGCGGTCGTACTCGGGGCCGACGGGCTGGAGACGGCCGATATGCAGCGCCTCGCCACCTGGACCAACCTGTCGGAAACCACCTTTGTGCTGTCTCCGACCCGGGCCGAGGCGGATTACCGGCTGCGCATCTTCACCCCCAAGGGCGAGCTGCCGTTCGCCGGCCACCCCAGCATCGGCAGCGCCCACGCCGCGCTGGAGAGCGGTCTGGTGGAGCCGCAGCGTTCACACTTTGTTCAGGAGTGCGACGCTGGTCTGCTGCCCGTGCGCGTCGAGCGGGCGGGCGACACCCGCCACCTGTTCGTACAAACCCCGACGGCCACGGTCACGCCCTGTGATCCAGCCCGCCACGCCGAGCTTGCTGCGGCCCTCGGACTGGACCTGCCGCCCGAGCCAGTCCCGCTCCGGGTTGATGTCGGCCCGGTGTGGCTGATCGTGCAGCTGGACAGCGTGGCCTCGGTCCACAGCCTGCGGCCCGACTCGGCGGCCGTGACGCAGCTGAGCCACGCCCTGGGCCTGACCGGCATCAGCGTCTTCGGCCTGACCGACGGGGGCCCGAGTGCGGTCTATACCCGCTCCTTTGCCCCGGCCCTGAACGTCCCGGAAGATCCGGTGTGTGGCAGCGGAAACGCCAGCGTGGCAGCCTTCCTGGCCCATTCCGACCAGCTCGGGACGACCGGCCCAAACTATGTAGCCAGCCAGGGTCACGAGCTGGGCCGGGACGGCTTTGTCCATATCGCGGTCAGCCTGCCCGAGCGAACGATACAGCTCGGCGGGGCGTCGGTGACCTGTGTAGAGGGCAGCCTGCGGATTTAA
- a CDS encoding SIS domain-containing protein encodes MQRKRVGQTHAGGQPVSPLEPLKPEVMHRQLAGLAGDLRQLTRPFAQQIQTVLSPAEWTAVRNVYLTGDGDSYHASCAFEMAFETLADVSCRPMSAQRFVDYGAQWMRQATPHQSLVLATSASGGTPRVVQAIERAKQHGVLSVAVTGTPNSPVARAADRSIVVELPHK; translated from the coding sequence ATGCAGAGGAAACGTGTCGGCCAGACTCATGCTGGAGGACAACCCGTTTCCCCTTTGGAGCCACTCAAGCCCGAGGTGATGCACAGACAGCTGGCCGGCCTGGCCGGCGATTTGCGCCAGCTGACCCGCCCGTTTGCGCAACAGATTCAAACCGTCCTCAGCCCCGCAGAGTGGACGGCGGTCCGAAACGTATACCTGACCGGAGACGGGGATTCCTACCACGCCTCGTGTGCGTTTGAGATGGCGTTTGAGACGCTTGCCGATGTGAGCTGCCGTCCGATGAGCGCCCAGCGCTTTGTGGATTATGGCGCGCAGTGGATGCGCCAGGCTACGCCGCATCAGAGCTTGGTGCTGGCGACCTCGGCCTCGGGCGGTACCCCGCGCGTGGTGCAGGCCATTGAGCGCGCCAAACAACACGGGGTGCTCAGCGTGGCCGTGACCGGAACGCCCAACAGCCCGGTGGCGCGGGCGGCAGACCGTAGCATTGTGGTCGAACTGCCGCACAAAGA
- a CDS encoding amidohydrolase: MTDYQIFSADSHFVEPVNMWAERMDAKFRDRAPHTIQGHDGQQGEFFACENINPVAVAGFFGSGKTAEELPEHIKRGFDVAPKSVWDPAERLKEQDADGVSGEVLYPSMGMLLFGLDDAELRASCFRAFNDWAAEYCSYNTQRLVGAGVVELEDIPTAIAELERIAKKGLRGSLIWGAPPEDRPYSLPDYDPFWAAAQDLQIPLSLHILTGRGGVQFDLRRVLYGYMKLPQEVQLTFADMIAGGVFERFPRLKVVSAENDVSWIPHFLYRLDHAYDRLRHLQGLTLSMLPSDYMRRNMLATFQFESSNVEFTRQIYGAENIAWSSDYPHTDSTWPRSREFLSEALKDVPEDGMKKIVGENVINFYGLS; encoded by the coding sequence ATGACGGACTATCAGATTTTTTCAGCGGACTCCCATTTTGTGGAGCCGGTCAACATGTGGGCGGAGCGTATGGATGCCAAGTTTCGGGATCGGGCGCCGCACACGATTCAGGGCCATGACGGCCAGCAGGGCGAGTTCTTTGCCTGCGAGAACATCAATCCGGTGGCGGTGGCCGGATTTTTCGGCTCGGGCAAGACAGCCGAGGAGTTGCCGGAGCACATCAAGCGTGGCTTTGACGTGGCGCCCAAGAGCGTCTGGGACCCGGCCGAGCGGCTGAAAGAGCAGGACGCCGACGGGGTCAGCGGCGAGGTCTTATACCCGTCCATGGGTATGCTGCTGTTTGGCCTCGACGATGCCGAACTCAGGGCGTCGTGTTTCCGGGCCTTCAACGACTGGGCGGCCGAGTATTGCAGCTATAATACCCAGCGCCTGGTCGGCGCCGGGGTGGTTGAGCTGGAAGACATTCCGACCGCGATCGCCGAGTTGGAACGGATCGCCAAGAAGGGTCTGCGCGGCTCGCTGATCTGGGGCGCGCCGCCCGAGGACCGGCCCTACAGCCTGCCGGACTATGACCCGTTCTGGGCTGCGGCTCAGGATTTGCAGATACCGCTCAGCCTCCACATTCTGACCGGTCGGGGCGGGGTGCAGTTCGACCTGCGCCGCGTGCTGTACGGCTACATGAAGCTGCCCCAGGAAGTCCAGCTGACCTTTGCCGATATGATTGCCGGCGGCGTATTCGAGCGCTTCCCGCGCCTCAAGGTCGTCTCGGCCGAGAACGACGTGTCGTGGATTCCGCACTTTCTGTATCGGCTGGACCACGCGTACGACAGGCTACGACATCTGCAGGGGTTGACCTTGTCGATGCTGCCGAGCGACTATATGCGGCGCAATATGCTGGCGACCTTCCAGTTTGAGAGCTCCAACGTGGAGTTCACCCGCCAGATCTACGGCGCCGAGAACATCGCCTGGTCGTCCGACTATCCGCACACCGACTCGACCTGGCCGCGCTCCCGAGAGTTCCTGTCCGAGGCGCTCAAAGACGTGCCTGAGGACGGCATGAAAAAGATCGTGGGCGAGAACGTCATCAACTTCTACGGTCTCAGCTAG
- a CDS encoding amidohydrolase family protein — translation MSYDLLIKNGRIYDGSGTDSYGGNIGVKAGHIVAVGEVDGQATQTIDADGLAVTPGFVDVHTHYDAQVFWDPLLTSSCWHGVTSLVMGNCGLAFAPCKPEHRDPLMHIFSRVEGLDFETLEKGVPWNWTSFPEYLNAVEGMNPGLNVAVLMGHSPLRMYVMGADAIERAATADEVEQMKELVRQGMRAGAAGLSVSRSPVQVGDHGEPMPGKVAEDAELFEVCKAVGEFGRGFFEFNPRVLIYEKDKAERDQDLALLKAIAKETKLPTTWIGLIHQWDQPELWSELMGELDGAFRQGLPIYPQASCRPIMFRFSLKNIATIFDDLPNWKRVHFLTAEERKRHFRDPAMRKDLRYDLIDDPTPRAFSKRWDLMYVNEVTLDKNRALEGKSVADIAAEQGRDVFDVFMDLSLEEDLDTQFITPLANGDEEAVSQIINYPPSLVSLSDGGAHVQFICDTAYPSYLLGHWVRENRAMSLEKAIKVLAAHPAATLGLKDRGMIRPGMAADMAIFDPDTIRPLEPHKVSDLPGNGPRLVQECEGMHYTVVNGQVLVKDGKHTGSYPGRVLRGVEGL, via the coding sequence ATGAGCTATGACCTGCTGATCAAGAACGGCCGGATCTATGACGGCTCCGGGACCGACAGTTATGGCGGCAACATCGGGGTCAAGGCCGGCCATATTGTTGCCGTCGGAGAGGTGGACGGCCAGGCCACACAGACGATTGATGCCGACGGTCTGGCCGTGACCCCCGGCTTTGTTGATGTGCACACCCATTACGACGCCCAGGTCTTTTGGGACCCGCTGCTCACCTCGTCGTGCTGGCACGGTGTCACCAGCCTGGTCATGGGCAACTGCGGTCTGGCCTTTGCCCCGTGCAAGCCCGAACACCGCGACCCGCTGATGCATATTTTCTCGCGGGTGGAAGGCTTGGACTTCGAGACCCTGGAGAAGGGCGTGCCGTGGAACTGGACCTCGTTTCCCGAATACCTGAACGCCGTCGAGGGCATGAACCCGGGCCTGAACGTCGCGGTTCTGATGGGCCACTCGCCGCTGCGCATGTATGTCATGGGCGCCGACGCCATTGAGCGGGCGGCGACTGCGGACGAGGTGGAACAGATGAAAGAGCTGGTCCGCCAGGGCATGCGGGCCGGCGCCGCCGGACTGTCGGTGTCGCGCTCTCCGGTCCAGGTCGGCGACCACGGCGAGCCCATGCCGGGCAAGGTGGCCGAAGACGCAGAGCTGTTTGAGGTGTGCAAGGCGGTCGGCGAGTTCGGCCGGGGCTTTTTCGAGTTCAACCCGCGGGTCTTGATCTATGAGAAAGACAAGGCCGAGCGCGACCAGGATCTGGCTCTGCTCAAGGCGATTGCCAAGGAGACCAAGCTGCCTACCACCTGGATCGGTCTGATTCACCAGTGGGATCAGCCCGAGCTGTGGTCGGAGCTGATGGGCGAGCTTGACGGCGCCTTCAGGCAGGGGCTGCCGATCTATCCCCAGGCCAGCTGTCGGCCGATCATGTTCCGTTTTTCGCTCAAGAATATCGCGACGATTTTTGACGACCTGCCGAACTGGAAGCGGGTCCATTTCCTGACCGCCGAAGAGCGTAAGCGCCATTTCCGCGACCCGGCCATGCGCAAAGACCTGCGCTATGACCTGATCGACGACCCCACCCCGCGCGCCTTCTCCAAGCGCTGGGATCTGATGTACGTCAACGAGGTCACGCTGGACAAGAACCGGGCGCTCGAGGGCAAGAGCGTCGCCGACATTGCCGCCGAACAGGGCCGGGATGTCTTCGACGTGTTCATGGATCTGTCGCTGGAAGAAGACCTGGACACCCAGTTCATCACCCCCCTGGCCAACGGCGACGAGGAGGCGGTCAGCCAGATCATCAACTATCCGCCGTCGCTGGTGTCGCTGTCGGATGGCGGGGCGCACGTGCAGTTCATCTGCGACACGGCCTATCCCTCATACCTGCTGGGCCACTGGGTGCGGGAAAACCGGGCGATGAGCCTGGAGAAGGCGATCAAGGTCTTGGCCGCCCATCCGGCCGCGACCCTGGGGCTCAAAGACCGCGGTATGATCCGCCCCGGCATGGCGGCCGACATGGCGATCTTCGACCCGGACACCATTCGTCCCCTGGAGCCCCACAAGGTCAGCGATCTGCCGGGTAACGGACCGCGCCTGGTCCAGGAGTGCGAGGGCATGCACTACACGGTCGTGAACGGGCAGGTGCTGGTCAAAGACGGCAAGCACACCGGCAGTTATCCCGGCCGGGTCTTGCGCGGGGTTGAGGGCCTGTAG
- a CDS encoding aldo/keto reductase, giving the protein MDYTTLGRSGLRVSIAGLGCGGHSRLGTATGNSEQESIAVVRQALDLGITLIDTAEAYGTEAIVGKALRDVRRDQVVIATKKLLPADDHPDPAGAFRRGLEHSLRRLGTDHVDIYFLHGVRPEQYRFAHEVLVPVLTSMREQGKLRCIGITEAFSRDPGHQTLQQAVRADCWDVMMVGFSLLNQSARSRVFPHTQARNIGVLGMFAVRTALSQTARLKAVLTELKGSNQLAAEVAEAADPLGFLTQSGKAASLPEAAYRYCRHEPGIDVVLTGTGKLEHLQANVAALLKPPLIEEDVQRLSDLFGRVDSVSGN; this is encoded by the coding sequence GTGGACTACACCACGCTGGGACGCAGCGGCCTGCGGGTCAGTATCGCCGGCCTGGGCTGCGGCGGGCACAGCCGCCTCGGCACGGCCACCGGCAACAGCGAGCAGGAATCAATCGCCGTGGTGCGACAGGCCCTGGATCTGGGCATCACCCTGATCGACACGGCCGAGGCCTACGGCACCGAAGCCATTGTCGGCAAGGCGCTCCGGGATGTCCGGCGCGATCAGGTCGTCATTGCGACCAAAAAGCTGCTGCCGGCTGACGACCATCCCGATCCGGCCGGAGCGTTCAGACGCGGCCTGGAGCACAGCCTGCGACGGCTCGGGACCGACCACGTCGATATCTACTTCCTGCACGGCGTGCGGCCCGAGCAGTACCGCTTTGCCCACGAGGTCCTCGTTCCGGTCCTGACCAGCATGCGCGAGCAGGGCAAGCTGCGCTGTATCGGCATCACCGAGGCGTTCAGCCGCGACCCCGGCCACCAGACGCTGCAACAGGCGGTGCGGGCGGACTGTTGGGATGTCATGATGGTCGGCTTCAGCCTGCTGAACCAGTCCGCCCGCAGCCGCGTGTTTCCCCACACCCAGGCCCGCAACATCGGGGTGCTGGGCATGTTTGCCGTGCGCACAGCCCTCAGCCAAACGGCCCGGCTCAAGGCCGTGCTGACCGAGCTGAAGGGCAGCAATCAGCTGGCCGCCGAGGTGGCTGAGGCGGCCGACCCGCTCGGCTTCCTCACCCAGAGTGGCAAAGCGGCCAGCCTGCCCGAGGCCGCCTACCGCTACTGCCGCCACGAGCCCGGCATCGACGTGGTGCTGACCGGCACCGGCAAGCTCGAACACCTGCAGGCCAATGTCGCCGCGCTGCTCAAACCGCCGCTTATCGAAGAGGACGTGCAGCGGCTCTCGGACCTGTTCGGCCGGGTCGATTCGGTGTCCGGGAATTAG
- a CDS encoding LLM class F420-dependent oxidoreductase, producing the protein MDIGVFFFTSAESADPAIIAKKAEDLGFASIWVPEHPVLPVHTTTGYPAAPDRPIPRTVGIISDPFVALARASATTSTIKLGTGICLVPERNPLLLAKEIATLDHYSNGRFLFGIGAGWQKEECEIMGGDFPRRWTQTRDSVLAMKELWTTDESEYHGKYYDFPAVKCFPKPARKPHPPVLLGGSAKNVFKRTVEWGDGWLPVSTSPKTIEEGRQTLDELAAEAGRDPASISVLAFGQPGQLRKRDDLQGLEEAGAEHAIVWLNAFQQAEVMAELEELAAELLG; encoded by the coding sequence ATGGACATTGGCGTATTCTTTTTCACCTCGGCCGAGTCGGCCGACCCGGCGATCATCGCCAAAAAAGCCGAAGACCTCGGCTTTGCCTCAATCTGGGTCCCGGAACATCCGGTGCTGCCGGTCCACACCACCACCGGCTACCCGGCCGCGCCCGACCGACCCATTCCGCGCACGGTCGGCATTATCTCCGACCCCTTTGTGGCCCTGGCCCGGGCCTCGGCCACGACCAGCACAATCAAGCTCGGCACCGGCATCTGCCTGGTGCCGGAGCGCAACCCCCTGCTGCTGGCCAAAGAGATCGCCACCCTGGACCACTACTCCAACGGGCGCTTTTTGTTCGGCATTGGCGCGGGCTGGCAAAAAGAAGAGTGCGAGATCATGGGCGGCGATTTTCCGCGCCGCTGGACCCAGACCCGGGATTCGGTGCTAGCCATGAAAGAGCTGTGGACCACCGACGAGTCCGAGTACCACGGAAAGTATTACGACTTCCCGGCCGTCAAGTGCTTCCCCAAACCGGCCCGGAAGCCCCATCCACCGGTTCTGCTGGGCGGCTCGGCCAAGAATGTATTCAAGCGCACGGTCGAGTGGGGCGACGGCTGGCTGCCGGTCAGCACCTCGCCCAAAACGATCGAGGAGGGCCGCCAAACCCTCGACGAGCTGGCCGCTGAGGCCGGCCGTGACCCGGCCTCAATCAGCGTCCTGGCCTTTGGTCAGCCCGGCCAGCTGCGCAAGCGCGACGATCTCCAGGGACTCGAAGAGGCCGGGGCCGAGCACGCCATTGTCTGGCTCAACGCCTTTCAGCAGGCCGAGGTCATGGCCGAGTTGGAAGAGCTGGCGGCCGAGCTGTTGGGCTGA
- a CDS encoding SIS domain-containing protein has protein sequence LADVVDATTAAVKEPCQEVAETVAAAPTLVMLGSGPSYGTALFSAAKLVEAAGVFAMGQDLEEWWHVERFAYPVDMPVFVIAPPGRSHWRAGEVAATAHGLGRRVIAVTHPDDTEVTRHAHAVLPVQGEAREEYHVFASHVAAAVAERLGRSPFQSDRPELLRSLNEYYASLSDE, from the coding sequence CCCTGGCCGATGTTGTGGACGCCACGACCGCCGCCGTGAAAGAGCCTTGCCAGGAGGTGGCGGAGACTGTTGCCGCCGCTCCCACGCTGGTCATGCTGGGCAGCGGACCGAGCTACGGCACGGCGCTCTTCAGCGCGGCCAAGCTGGTCGAGGCGGCGGGCGTTTTCGCCATGGGCCAGGATTTGGAAGAGTGGTGGCACGTTGAGCGCTTTGCCTATCCGGTCGATATGCCCGTTTTCGTGATTGCCCCGCCGGGCCGCTCCCACTGGCGGGCGGGCGAGGTCGCGGCCACGGCGCACGGCCTGGGTCGGCGGGTCATTGCCGTGACCCACCCGGACGATACCGAGGTCACCCGCCATGCCCACGCCGTGTTACCCGTACAGGGCGAGGCGCGCGAGGAATACCATGTGTTTGCCAGCCATGTGGCTGCGGCTGTGGCCGAGCGTCTGGGACGCAGCCCGTTCCAGAGCGACCGGCCCGAGCTGCTCCGCTCGCTCAACGAGTACTACGCCAGCCTATCTGATGAATAG
- a CDS encoding alpha/beta fold hydrolase has translation MEQRVVHFYSEGSRLEGDLFLPPDFRSGEKRPAIVLCHGFTGLRELVLPDYAKVFAAAGYVALGFDYRGFGGSEGSKWRLLPLEQIDDIRSAITFLQAQAEVDPDRIGVWGTSFGGGHAPYVAGVDERVKVAVGQVGFGDGERFINDVRSYGERLELAQTLEEDRRQRVLTGQGQKLDPLELSLRDPQSRAFLPKALEAFPHMRCELSWETAEKTLEYKPIDVVERISPRALLLIGAEKDSICPIDGYRKLYERAKEPKKLEVLPITHYEIYEGQWFETSSRLALGWYDRFFK, from the coding sequence ATGGAACAGCGCGTCGTCCATTTCTACAGTGAAGGCAGCCGCCTGGAAGGCGACCTCTTTCTCCCGCCTGATTTCCGCAGTGGCGAGAAACGACCGGCTATCGTGTTGTGCCACGGGTTTACCGGTCTGCGCGAGTTGGTGCTGCCGGACTACGCCAAGGTCTTTGCCGCAGCCGGCTATGTCGCCCTGGGGTTTGACTACCGGGGGTTTGGCGGCAGCGAGGGATCCAAATGGCGGCTGCTTCCCCTGGAGCAGATCGACGATATCCGTAGTGCGATCACCTTTCTCCAAGCCCAGGCTGAGGTCGATCCTGACCGGATCGGGGTATGGGGCACGAGTTTTGGGGGTGGACACGCCCCGTATGTGGCCGGGGTCGATGAGCGGGTCAAGGTCGCGGTTGGCCAGGTCGGCTTTGGGGATGGGGAGCGGTTTATCAACGATGTGCGCTCCTACGGGGAGCGGCTCGAACTCGCCCAGACCCTGGAAGAGGACCGCCGGCAGCGTGTCTTGACCGGCCAGGGCCAGAAGCTCGATCCCCTGGAGCTGTCCCTGCGAGACCCCCAGTCGCGTGCCTTTTTACCAAAAGCGCTCGAAGCCTTTCCCCATATGCGGTGTGAGCTGTCCTGGGAAACGGCCGAAAAAACCCTGGAATACAAGCCGATTGACGTGGTCGAACGGATCTCCCCCCGAGCGCTGTTGCTGATCGGGGCGGAGAAGGATTCCATCTGTCCGATTGACGGCTATCGGAAACTGTACGAACGGGCCAAGGAGCCCAAGAAGCTGGAGGTCCTGCCTATCACCCACTATGAGATCTACGAGGGCCAGTGGTTCGAGACCTCGTCTCGGCTGGCGCTTGGGTGGTATGATCGGTTCTTTAAGTAA
- a CDS encoding amidohydrolase family protein — protein sequence MAAFDMVIRGGTVVDGTRVPRYRADIGIKDGRIAEVGQLQPSDAGQVLEAADCIVAPGAIDLHTHYDAQLHWDPYCTIGSWHGVTSVTIGNCGFGFAPVHAKDAERAMLSLSRNEAIPLGPMRTSMPFDWETFPEWMDHLDRIPLGINLSQLMPVTPLVAYVMGGFEEAKQRLPNDTEVQTIQRLLHEAMDAGAVGWGAQRLFPDSLAAVQRDYDGSPMISDVLSDEFYLSLAAVLHERRAGCIQFTQAGGDLSEGFQSLLTGLQRDFGFNEQLAEKSGRPVLYNLIAANDLLPIFYQTQLKLLAEANARGRRVFGQAATVRAPFTFTFEDWNLFDNSPVWRQATVGTLEEKRAKLADPEIRQAMKAEYDSGQVSIDLFGAVAQFIAKKVFRADLKDKYEGLSVIQIAQQEGKHFIDALLDVSVADDLKTEWRTPLLNVQVEHHKRVMDSPYTIAGLSDGGAHMKFLTTGVWPTDLLTWMVRDTQALSLEEAHFRLSCLPAWAAGFQDRGTLRPGMAADIVVYDLAGLGIEPIEIAHDLPTGEWRRVQKATGYRWIVVNGQVTFTDGQCSGATPGRLLRHGQAA from the coding sequence ATGGCGGCATTTGACATGGTCATCAGAGGCGGGACGGTTGTCGATGGGACGCGGGTCCCGCGCTACCGGGCCGACATCGGCATCAAGGACGGCAGGATTGCCGAAGTCGGGCAACTCCAGCCCAGCGATGCCGGTCAGGTGCTTGAGGCTGCGGATTGCATTGTCGCCCCCGGCGCGATTGACCTGCACACCCATTACGACGCCCAGCTGCACTGGGACCCGTACTGCACAATCGGCAGCTGGCACGGCGTGACCTCGGTCACCATCGGCAACTGCGGCTTCGGTTTTGCGCCGGTCCACGCCAAGGACGCCGAACGGGCCATGCTGTCCCTGTCCCGCAATGAGGCCATTCCGCTGGGTCCGATGCGGACCAGCATGCCGTTTGACTGGGAAACCTTCCCCGAGTGGATGGACCATCTGGACCGTATTCCGCTGGGCATCAATCTGTCCCAGCTGATGCCGGTCACCCCGCTGGTCGCGTATGTGATGGGCGGTTTTGAGGAGGCCAAGCAGCGGCTGCCGAACGACACGGAAGTCCAGACCATTCAGCGTCTGCTGCACGAGGCCATGGACGCCGGGGCGGTCGGCTGGGGCGCCCAGCGTCTGTTCCCGGACAGCCTGGCTGCGGTCCAGCGCGACTATGACGGCTCGCCCATGATTTCGGACGTGTTATCCGACGAGTTCTACCTCAGCCTGGCTGCGGTGCTGCATGAGCGCCGGGCGGGCTGCATCCAGTTCACCCAGGCCGGCGGGGATCTGAGCGAAGGCTTTCAGAGTCTGCTGACCGGGCTGCAACGCGACTTCGGTTTTAACGAACAGCTGGCCGAGAAAAGCGGCCGGCCGGTGTTGTACAACCTGATTGCCGCCAACGATCTACTGCCCATCTTTTACCAGACTCAGCTCAAGCTGCTGGCCGAGGCCAACGCCAGGGGCCGGCGGGTGTTCGGCCAGGCGGCTACCGTCCGGGCGCCGTTTACCTTTACCTTTGAGGACTGGAACCTGTTCGACAACAGCCCGGTCTGGCGCCAGGCCACAGTCGGCACGCTGGAGGAAAAGCGGGCCAAGCTGGCCGACCCCGAGATCCGTCAGGCGATGAAGGCCGAGTATGACTCGGGCCAGGTGTCGATTGACCTGTTCGGCGCGGTCGCCCAGTTCATCGCCAAGAAGGTGTTTCGAGCCGACCTCAAAGACAAATACGAGGGGCTGTCGGTCATCCAGATTGCCCAGCAGGAGGGCAAGCACTTCATTGACGCCCTGCTCGACGTATCGGTCGCCGACGACCTCAAGACCGAGTGGCGCACCCCGCTACTGAACGTCCAGGTCGAGCACCACAAACGGGTCATGGACTCGCCGTACACGATTGCCGGCCTGTCCGACGGCGGCGCGCACATGAAGTTCCTCACCACCGGGGTGTGGCCGACCGATCTGCTGACCTGGATGGTGCGTGACACCCAGGCCCTGTCCCTGGAAGAGGCGCACTTCCGGCTGAGCTGTCTGCCGGCCTGGGCGGCCGGCTTTCAGGACCGGGGCACGCTGCGGCCCGGCATGGCGGCCGACATCGTGGTGTACGATCTGGCCGGGCTTGGCATCGAGCCGATCGAGATTGCCCACGACCTGCCCACCGGCGAGTGGCGGCGGGTGCAGAAGGCCACCGGCTATCGGTGGATTGTGGTCAACGGCCAAGTCACGTTTACCGACGGCCAGTGCAGCGGAGCCACACCCGGCAGACTGCTGCGCCACGGCCAAGCGGCCTGA